In one window of Microbacterium sp. PM5 DNA:
- a CDS encoding LacI family DNA-binding transcriptional regulator → MTRVTLRDVAARAGVSTAAISQALNGRGNLSAETRERIKAVAAELGYAPNKHASALRSGRTMSIGFVMAANSLQDGRRALQRARQLDALVEAGATRGFTVTVLPDSRPDLLTGAQIDALYFPDPADDRTILRDAVAAGIPVAANDLTVPGGVLTIRTGYAAAVRAGLAHLAETGAQRIGFLVDESEVPRDQLGESAYLAWSAVNGRTPLVARVDAGRRRLVPALHELLEADADAVFAYCEEGPEIYLHLEQIDVVMPRDLQLLVLCTIECDMNARLGITHLCLHPEKAPEVMFAALDAGDPPRAIELPYELVRGSTTR, encoded by the coding sequence ATGACGCGCGTCACGCTCCGCGACGTCGCCGCGCGGGCGGGGGTGTCGACGGCGGCGATCAGCCAAGCCCTGAACGGTCGCGGCAACCTCAGCGCGGAGACGCGCGAGCGCATCAAAGCGGTGGCGGCGGAACTGGGCTACGCGCCCAACAAGCACGCGAGCGCGCTGCGCAGCGGCCGCACGATGTCGATCGGCTTCGTGATGGCGGCCAACTCGCTGCAGGACGGTCGGCGCGCACTGCAGCGCGCGCGTCAGCTCGACGCGCTCGTGGAGGCCGGCGCGACACGCGGATTCACCGTGACGGTGCTGCCCGACAGCCGTCCCGACCTGCTGACGGGGGCGCAGATCGACGCCCTGTACTTTCCCGATCCCGCCGATGACCGCACGATCCTGCGCGATGCGGTGGCCGCCGGCATTCCCGTCGCGGCGAATGATCTCACCGTCCCGGGCGGGGTCCTCACGATCCGCACCGGCTACGCGGCGGCCGTTCGCGCGGGTCTCGCCCATCTGGCGGAGACCGGCGCACAGCGCATCGGCTTCCTCGTCGACGAGAGCGAGGTGCCGCGAGATCAGCTCGGCGAAAGCGCCTACCTCGCTTGGAGCGCCGTCAACGGCCGCACCCCGCTCGTGGCGCGGGTCGATGCCGGGCGCCGACGGCTCGTACCCGCGCTGCACGAACTGCTCGAGGCCGACGCCGACGCCGTGTTCGCCTACTGCGAGGAAGGGCCGGAGATCTACCTGCATCTCGAGCAGATCGACGTCGTCATGCCCCGGGATCTGCAACTGCTGGTGCTGTGCACGATCGAGTGCGACATGAACGCGCGCCTGGGGATCACGCACCTGTGCCTGCATCCGGAGAAAGCCCCCGAGGTGATGTTCGCCGCGCTCGACGCCGGCGATCCCCCGCGCGCGATCGAGCTGCCCTACGAGCTGGTGCGCGGCTCGACCACCCGCTGA
- a CDS encoding FAD-dependent oxidoreductase, producing MTTSRTSAPAAATGADVVVVGAGMGGLVVAHELARAGRDVVVVDAAEEVGGLLRRGTLAGVDIDLGAESFATRTDAVATLVADAGLDLALVAPRPQGAWLAVATDDGVRRARLPRRTVLGIPADPEADDVVAIIGPDGAARARDERRVPVAADAEPSLYDLVAERLGVRVADRLVDTLCRSVYSRPAAEARLSQLHPGLWREFVARGSLLEAADAIATGQRAGAAVGGIAGGMWRLPTALAEAAASRGAQIRTGVAVHAVRADADALVVETASGSLSARHVVIATGPAEAARLLAGAGVSTRSSAAVRLVAAAIAHPALAAEPVGSGVIVDAALPTAAKALTHITAKWDWARVATPDGIHLVRLSARDAAAGTLATADEVAREVSILTGVEVAAADVVDLVVQEWTDAVVGAAAPDDLPAGIHLAGAAVAGTGLASVIPHARDLAARLDSALAASPPSSFLYTHPVS from the coding sequence GTGACCACCTCTCGCACGAGCGCGCCGGCAGCCGCGACCGGCGCCGATGTCGTCGTCGTCGGCGCCGGCATGGGCGGGCTCGTCGTGGCACACGAGCTGGCGCGTGCCGGACGTGACGTGGTCGTGGTCGACGCGGCGGAGGAGGTGGGCGGGCTGCTGCGCCGCGGCACGCTCGCGGGGGTCGACATCGATCTCGGCGCGGAGTCGTTCGCGACACGCACCGATGCCGTGGCGACGCTCGTCGCGGATGCCGGACTCGATCTCGCACTGGTCGCGCCCCGCCCCCAGGGGGCCTGGCTCGCCGTCGCGACGGATGACGGCGTGCGGCGGGCTCGCCTGCCGCGGCGGACCGTGCTCGGCATCCCGGCCGACCCGGAGGCCGACGACGTCGTCGCGATCATCGGCCCCGACGGCGCCGCCCGTGCGCGCGACGAGCGACGCGTGCCCGTCGCCGCCGACGCGGAGCCGTCGCTGTACGACCTGGTCGCCGAACGTCTCGGTGTCCGCGTCGCCGATCGGCTCGTCGACACGCTCTGCCGGAGCGTCTACTCGCGACCCGCCGCCGAGGCCCGCTTGTCGCAGCTGCACCCCGGTCTGTGGCGCGAGTTCGTCGCGCGCGGATCGCTCCTTGAGGCTGCAGACGCGATCGCGACCGGTCAGCGTGCCGGCGCTGCCGTCGGCGGCATCGCTGGGGGCATGTGGCGCCTTCCGACGGCGCTCGCTGAGGCCGCGGCGTCGCGTGGCGCTCAGATCCGCACGGGTGTCGCGGTGCATGCCGTGCGCGCCGACGCCGACGCGCTCGTGGTCGAGACGGCGAGCGGGTCACTCTCTGCGCGTCACGTCGTGATCGCGACGGGTCCGGCGGAGGCGGCGCGCCTGCTGGCGGGTGCGGGCGTTTCGACGCGCTCCTCGGCGGCGGTCCGCCTCGTCGCGGCGGCCATCGCCCACCCCGCCCTCGCCGCCGAACCCGTCGGCTCGGGCGTGATCGTAGACGCCGCGCTGCCGACGGCGGCCAAGGCCCTCACGCACATCACCGCCAAGTGGGACTGGGCGCGCGTCGCGACGCCCGACGGCATCCACCTCGTGCGCCTCTCCGCTCGCGACGCCGCCGCCGGTACGCTCGCCACGGCCGACGAGGTCGCGCGCGAGGTGTCGATCCTCACCGGCGTCGAGGTGGCCGCGGCCGACGTCGTCGACCTGGTCGTGCAGGAGTGGACGGATGCCGTCGTCGGCGCCGCCGCGCCCGACGACCTGCCCGCGGGCATCCACCTGGCCGGGGCCGCCGTGGCCGGCACGGGCCTCGCCTCCGTCATTCCGCACGCCCGCGATCTCGCCGCACGTCTCGACAGCGCGCTCGCGGCATCCCCGCCGTCGTCTTTCCTGTACACCCACCCGGTTTCCTAG
- the hemQ gene encoding hydrogen peroxide-dependent heme synthase: MTEQIPLGYTLFAVLAGPRPRVAPDAAAVAELSAAVDAVTAGGVSVRGLYDVTGMRGEADLMIWLHTTPGAVDDPAVLQKALRTLRRTGMLQAYTAVWTAMGVHREAEFNKRHVPGYLRGESARGWLCLYPFVRSYEWYLLPEEERAGMLAEHGRKGARYTEVVANTVSTFGLSDYEWLLPLESDDPIHLVDMMRDLRATDARRHVREEVPFYTGRRLELDELAEVLS, from the coding sequence ATGACCGAACAGATCCCGCTCGGATACACCCTCTTCGCCGTCCTGGCCGGACCCCGTCCTCGGGTGGCCCCCGACGCGGCGGCGGTCGCCGAGCTGTCCGCCGCCGTCGACGCGGTCACGGCCGGCGGTGTCAGCGTTCGCGGCCTCTACGACGTCACCGGCATGCGCGGCGAGGCGGATCTCATGATCTGGCTGCACACGACGCCGGGCGCGGTCGATGACCCTGCCGTGCTCCAGAAGGCACTGCGCACCCTGCGGCGCACCGGCATGCTGCAGGCGTACACGGCCGTCTGGACAGCGATGGGCGTGCACCGTGAGGCCGAGTTCAACAAGCGTCACGTCCCCGGGTACCTTCGCGGCGAGAGCGCCCGCGGCTGGCTGTGCCTGTACCCGTTCGTGCGCAGCTACGAGTGGTACCTGCTGCCCGAGGAGGAGCGCGCCGGCATGCTCGCCGAGCACGGCCGCAAGGGCGCCCGCTACACGGAGGTCGTCGCCAACACCGTCTCGACCTTCGGACTCAGCGACTACGAATGGCTCCTGCCGCTGGAGAGCGACGACCCGATCCACCTCGTCGACATGATGCGCGACCTGCGCGCGACCGATGCGCGCCGTCACGTGCGCGAAGAGGTGCCCTTCTACACGGGCCGCCGGCTCGAGCTCGACGAGCTGGCGGAGGTGCTGAGCTGA
- a CDS encoding ferrochelatase: MAENIAPRSGEFRPKPPRASAAPVCGEGCRVPAATAATCAGDPHVSAPVAYDGVLLLGFGGPEGQDDVIPFLRNVTAGRGIPDERLEEVAHHYRHFGGVSPINQHNRELKAALDAELAARGLELPVYWGNRNWMPYVADALQDAHDAGHRRLLAIATSAYSSYSSCRQYREDLADAVEATGLSGAVEIDKVRQFFDHPGFVTPFAEGVAEGLEALHAQGFADDEIEILFSTHSIPNSDADRSGPPERGFGAGGAYVAQHTAVAETIMSRLGSSCAWQLVFQSRSGPPQVPWLEPDINDAMAELPARGRKAVLIVPLGFVSDHMEVLWDLDTEAMETADELGLTAIRTPTPGTHPAYVMGLVDLMVERLNGTAAADRPHETDLGPWYDVCRPGCCENKRLGFQPALAGIAP; this comes from the coding sequence ATGGCCGAGAACATCGCTCCCCGCTCCGGCGAGTTCCGTCCCAAGCCTCCGCGCGCGAGCGCCGCTCCGGTGTGCGGCGAGGGGTGCCGCGTGCCGGCCGCCACGGCGGCGACCTGCGCCGGCGATCCGCACGTGAGCGCCCCCGTGGCGTATGACGGTGTGCTGCTGCTGGGGTTCGGCGGACCCGAGGGTCAGGACGACGTGATCCCGTTCCTGCGCAACGTCACGGCGGGCCGCGGCATCCCCGACGAGCGCCTCGAAGAGGTCGCCCATCACTACCGTCACTTCGGCGGGGTGTCGCCGATCAACCAGCACAACCGTGAGCTGAAGGCGGCGCTGGATGCCGAGCTCGCGGCGCGCGGCCTGGAGCTGCCGGTGTACTGGGGCAACCGCAACTGGATGCCGTACGTCGCCGACGCCCTGCAGGACGCCCATGACGCCGGCCACCGGCGCCTGCTCGCGATCGCGACCAGCGCGTACAGCTCGTACTCGTCGTGCCGCCAGTACCGCGAAGATCTCGCCGACGCCGTCGAGGCCACCGGCCTCAGCGGTGCCGTCGAGATCGACAAGGTGCGCCAGTTCTTCGACCACCCGGGCTTCGTGACCCCCTTCGCGGAGGGCGTCGCCGAGGGACTCGAGGCCCTCCATGCCCAGGGCTTCGCCGACGACGAGATCGAGATCCTCTTCTCTACCCACTCGATCCCGAACAGCGACGCCGACCGTTCCGGCCCGCCCGAGCGCGGATTCGGCGCCGGCGGCGCCTACGTCGCGCAGCACACGGCCGTCGCCGAGACGATCATGTCGCGGCTGGGCTCGTCGTGCGCCTGGCAGCTCGTCTTCCAGAGCCGTTCGGGTCCGCCGCAGGTGCCGTGGCTCGAGCCCGACATCAACGACGCGATGGCCGAGCTGCCCGCCCGTGGTCGCAAGGCCGTGCTCATCGTGCCGCTCGGCTTCGTCAGCGACCACATGGAGGTGCTCTGGGACCTCGACACGGAGGCGATGGAGACGGCCGACGAGCTCGGTCTCACGGCAATCCGCACCCCGACTCCGGGGACGCACCCGGCGTATGTCATGGGACTGGTCGACCTCATGGTCGAGCGGCTGAACGGCACCGCCGCGGCCGACCGCCCGCACGAGACGGACCTCGGACCCTGGTACGACGTCTGCCGTCCCGGATGCTGCGAGAACAAGCGACTCGGCTTCCAGCCGGCACTCGCGGGGATCGCGCCGTGA
- a CDS encoding uroporphyrinogen-III synthase — MTALAGARVLVPRGGAWGERVAGELSRRGAHPVIAPLIRTAPPRDTTARDAAFRRLADGDYEWLFVTSAASVEQIAVFLSASERTLPTSLRIAAVGQATARAVADLGANVDFVPLGRSSAQTMIAQWCAAHSASSTGRCLVVRSDLAGAVVSDELELRGFAVDVCIGYRTVGIDLAPDVAADLAAGRVAVVLLTSLSVGRELRRQVGVLPASTLVASIGPGTTRDAERLGFVVGHTARTQSIDALIAELDTLPRLQEVIR; from the coding sequence GTGACGGCCCTCGCCGGCGCGCGCGTCCTCGTACCGCGCGGCGGCGCATGGGGCGAGCGCGTGGCCGGCGAGCTCTCGCGTCGTGGCGCCCACCCCGTGATCGCGCCGCTCATCCGCACCGCCCCGCCGCGCGACACCACCGCGCGCGACGCCGCCTTCCGGCGGCTTGCCGACGGCGATTACGAGTGGCTGTTCGTCACGAGCGCCGCCAGCGTCGAGCAGATCGCCGTCTTCCTGTCGGCGAGCGAACGCACGTTGCCGACGTCGCTGCGAATCGCGGCGGTCGGCCAGGCCACCGCGCGCGCCGTCGCCGATCTGGGCGCGAACGTCGACTTCGTGCCGCTGGGCCGCTCATCGGCGCAGACCATGATCGCGCAGTGGTGCGCAGCGCACAGCGCGAGCTCGACCGGGCGCTGCCTCGTGGTGCGCTCCGACCTTGCCGGCGCCGTCGTCAGCGACGAGCTGGAGCTGCGCGGCTTCGCCGTCGACGTCTGTATCGGCTACCGCACGGTGGGAATCGATCTCGCCCCCGACGTGGCGGCCGATCTCGCTGCCGGACGCGTCGCCGTCGTGCTGCTGACCTCACTGAGCGTCGGGCGCGAACTGCGCCGCCAGGTCGGGGTGCTGCCGGCATCCACCCTCGTCGCCTCGATCGGTCCGGGAACGACCCGCGACGCCGAGCGCCTCGGCTTCGTCGTCGGCCACACCGCCCGCACACAGAGCATCGACGCCCTCATCGCCGAGCTCGACACCCTTCCCCGACTCCAGGAGGTCATCCGATGA
- a CDS encoding TatD family hydrolase has translation MPVSDAVDPSTYVRVREKSSRDVSYPPAPEPLPVAVYDNHTHLEIEDGEGLPLDEQMRLAAEVNVIGAVQAGGDIASSRWSAWAAASHPRVLAAVAIHPNEAPAYAEQGMLGEAIAVIDELAAQPRVRAIGETGLDFFRTDETGRPAQFESFEAHIALAKKHGIAMQIHDRDAHEAVLETLDRVGAPERTVFHCFSGDADMARIAADRGYWLSFAGNITFKNAQNLRDALEVTPRERILVETDAPFLTPTPLRGRPNAPYLVPVTVRFMAEELRMPLDELCAQLAANTLEVYGAFED, from the coding sequence ATGCCGGTGAGCGACGCCGTTGATCCGTCGACGTACGTCCGCGTGCGCGAGAAGAGCTCACGCGACGTGTCATATCCGCCGGCGCCCGAGCCGCTGCCGGTCGCCGTCTACGACAATCACACGCATCTCGAGATCGAGGACGGCGAGGGTCTCCCGCTCGACGAGCAGATGCGTCTGGCCGCAGAGGTGAACGTCATCGGTGCCGTCCAGGCGGGCGGCGACATCGCGTCGAGCCGGTGGTCGGCGTGGGCCGCGGCATCCCACCCGCGCGTCCTCGCGGCGGTGGCGATACATCCCAACGAAGCACCCGCGTATGCCGAGCAGGGCATGCTCGGCGAGGCCATCGCCGTGATCGACGAACTCGCCGCGCAGCCGCGCGTGCGGGCGATCGGTGAGACGGGGCTGGACTTCTTCCGCACCGACGAGACGGGCCGTCCAGCGCAGTTCGAGAGCTTCGAGGCGCACATCGCGTTGGCGAAGAAGCACGGCATCGCGATGCAGATCCACGACCGCGACGCCCACGAGGCCGTTCTCGAAACCCTCGATCGGGTCGGGGCTCCCGAGCGCACGGTGTTCCACTGCTTCTCCGGCGACGCCGACATGGCGCGCATCGCCGCCGACCGCGGCTATTGGCTGAGCTTCGCGGGCAACATCACGTTCAAGAACGCGCAGAACCTGCGCGACGCGCTGGAGGTGACGCCGCGCGAGCGGATCCTCGTCGAGACCGACGCACCGTTCCTCACCCCGACGCCGCTTCGCGGTCGGCCGAATGCGCCGTACCTGGTTCCGGTGACGGTGCGCTTCATGGCCGAGGAGCTGCGGATGCCGCTCGACGAGCTGTGCGCGCAGTTGGCGGCCAACACGCTCGAGGTCTACGGCGCGTTCGAGGACTGA
- the hemE gene encoding uroporphyrinogen decarboxylase — protein sequence MVGALRGDRPEITPVWFMRQAGRSLPEYRALRATGTMLDACLSPELASEITMQPVRRHGVDAAVFFSDIIVPLHLVGVEVEIAAGRGPVFRNPVRTAAEIAALVRIDPALVEERGEAVVEAVQRTVAMLAEEGEQRGEPLPLIGFAGAPFTLAAYIVEGGPSKDHLGARSLIHSDPAAWADLTAWLAEVTGRFLALQVRAGASAAQLFDSWAGALAPADYRRAVLPASAAALEPVRALRGEGLDVPLIHFGVGTGEILADMASIGVDAIGVDYRVDLDDAVTRIGRDLTVQGNLDPALLFAPEDVRRRAAHAALASGLAARAHVFNLGHGVPMNTDPTVLTDLVRTVHDWRAPAESAR from the coding sequence CTGGTCGGCGCCCTCCGCGGCGATCGTCCGGAGATCACCCCCGTCTGGTTCATGCGGCAGGCCGGGCGCTCGCTTCCCGAGTACCGGGCGCTGCGTGCCACCGGGACGATGCTCGACGCCTGTCTGAGCCCGGAGCTGGCGAGCGAGATCACGATGCAGCCGGTGCGCCGGCACGGAGTGGATGCCGCGGTGTTCTTCAGCGACATCATCGTTCCGCTCCACCTCGTCGGGGTGGAGGTCGAGATCGCCGCCGGCCGCGGCCCGGTCTTCCGCAACCCCGTGCGCACCGCCGCCGAGATCGCCGCGCTCGTGCGGATCGATCCGGCACTCGTGGAGGAGCGCGGCGAGGCGGTCGTCGAGGCCGTCCAGCGCACGGTCGCCATGCTGGCGGAGGAGGGCGAGCAGCGCGGCGAGCCGCTGCCGCTCATCGGTTTCGCCGGCGCCCCGTTCACCCTCGCCGCCTATATCGTGGAAGGCGGCCCGTCGAAAGACCACCTCGGCGCCCGCAGTCTCATCCACTCCGACCCCGCGGCCTGGGCGGACCTCACGGCCTGGCTCGCGGAGGTGACCGGGCGCTTCCTCGCCCTGCAGGTGCGTGCCGGCGCGAGCGCCGCGCAGCTGTTCGACTCGTGGGCCGGAGCGCTCGCTCCCGCCGACTACCGGCGCGCCGTGCTGCCGGCATCCGCGGCCGCCCTGGAGCCCGTTCGCGCGCTGCGCGGCGAAGGTCTCGATGTGCCCCTGATCCACTTCGGCGTCGGCACCGGCGAGATCCTCGCCGACATGGCTTCGATCGGCGTCGATGCGATCGGCGTCGACTATCGCGTCGACCTCGATGACGCCGTGACCCGCATCGGCCGCGATCTCACGGTGCAGGGCAACCTCGATCCCGCGCTGCTGTTCGCCCCCGAGGATGTGCGTCGCCGGGCGGCCCACGCCGCCCTCGCCTCGGGGCTGGCGGCGCGAGCACATGTCTTCAACCTCGGCCACGGTGTGCCGATGAACACCGACCCCACCGTGCTCACCGATCTGGTGCGCACCGTTCACGACTGGCGCGCACCCGCGGAGTCCGCGCGGTGA
- a CDS encoding MFS transporter, whose protein sequence is MPVADRPRSVGEIVAPRRLGRDFRWLLSSSWTSNLGDGIALSASPLLIASLTSSPILVAGGAMMQYLPWLLFGLFAGSVADHHDRRRLVLVANALRALVVAGLVVFLVTGAVSVWIVLVAAFLYGTAEVFADTAGSTLLPMLVRPADLGLGNARLQAGYLVANQLAGPPLGAFLFAVGSFWPFVTQIICVTLAIVLIARIARTPIPDRDAADAERPAQPIREGLRWLRANPPVRTLVMIILVFNITWAAPWGILVLYATDHLGMGPVGYGALTTASALGGLVGVGIFGALERRVSFATLMRVCLTLEVIMHLAFALTTVPAIAFVIMFGFGVYAFVWATISTTVRQRLVPLTLQGRIASVNMVGVFAGLVIGQALGGVIAQTWGLTAPWWFAFGGSALTLILVWRSISSIAAAKPVLAEPDGGSDAPR, encoded by the coding sequence GTGCCCGTCGCCGACCGTCCCCGTTCCGTCGGCGAGATCGTCGCTCCCCGCCGCCTCGGGCGTGACTTCCGCTGGTTGCTGAGCTCGTCCTGGACGAGCAACCTCGGCGACGGGATCGCCCTGTCGGCATCCCCGTTGCTCATCGCCTCGCTCACGAGTTCGCCGATCCTCGTAGCCGGCGGTGCCATGATGCAGTACCTGCCATGGCTGCTCTTCGGCCTGTTCGCGGGGTCTGTGGCCGACCATCACGACCGCCGCCGGCTCGTCCTCGTCGCGAACGCCCTGCGCGCCCTCGTCGTCGCCGGCCTGGTCGTGTTCCTCGTGACCGGCGCCGTGAGCGTGTGGATCGTGCTGGTGGCCGCGTTCCTCTACGGAACGGCGGAGGTGTTCGCCGACACGGCCGGCAGCACGCTGCTGCCCATGCTCGTGCGTCCCGCGGATCTCGGTCTCGGCAATGCCAGACTTCAGGCCGGCTATCTGGTCGCGAACCAGCTCGCCGGTCCGCCGCTGGGCGCGTTCCTGTTCGCGGTGGGATCGTTCTGGCCGTTCGTCACCCAGATCATCTGCGTGACACTGGCCATCGTGCTCATCGCACGCATCGCCCGCACGCCGATCCCGGATCGCGACGCGGCGGATGCCGAGCGGCCGGCGCAGCCGATCCGCGAGGGTCTGCGGTGGCTGCGGGCGAACCCGCCCGTGCGCACGCTGGTCATGATCATCCTGGTCTTCAACATCACGTGGGCGGCACCCTGGGGCATTCTCGTGCTGTACGCCACCGACCATCTCGGCATGGGTCCGGTCGGCTACGGAGCGCTGACGACGGCATCGGCTCTGGGTGGGCTCGTCGGTGTCGGGATCTTCGGCGCGCTCGAGAGGCGCGTCTCGTTCGCGACGCTCATGCGGGTGTGTCTGACGCTCGAAGTGATCATGCACCTCGCCTTCGCGCTGACGACGGTGCCCGCGATCGCGTTCGTGATCATGTTCGGCTTCGGCGTGTACGCGTTCGTCTGGGCGACGATCTCGACCACCGTCCGCCAGCGCCTCGTACCGTTGACGCTGCAGGGCCGCATCGCGTCGGTGAACATGGTCGGCGTCTTCGCGGGGCTCGTCATCGGTCAGGCCCTCGGCGGCGTGATCGCCCAGACCTGGGGCCTCACGGCGCCCTGGTGGTTCGCGTTCGGCGGATCGGCGTTGACCCTCATCCTCGTCTGGCGCTCGATCTCATCGATCGCCGCGGCGAAACCGGTGCTGGCAGAGCCGGATGGCGGTTCCGACGCCCCGCGGTGA
- a CDS encoding glutamyl-tRNA reductase, with amino-acid sequence MLVCLSAHQRTTPLEALERLSVVGDTVATDLTAAHESIRGAVVLATCNRFEAYFDLADSPDDASPLPAMDAAMERLAELSALPFRDVRETVEFAHGNHVAQHLFSVASGLDSVAVGEDEIAGQVRRALDAARREGVTTAPLEHLFQRATETSRAVKNSTKLGESGRSLVRLAVELAGSRVASWEQARVLLVGTGRYAAASLAALRDVGAVDIRVHSRSGRDRFAKREHLTTVTADAFAAEAARADVIVTCTTTTDTFALDLESHGAARAAVSTPQLIIDLGMPRNVDPGLRSLPDIELLDLDTIRVHAPIDEFATIGEARLIVQTAAQRHAMARRVHEVAPAVVQMRAHVHAVLDREIERARSRGAGAETEAALRHFSGALLHGLISQGHSLAAAGSGSQWTSAVDTVFPPAAVAAPAAVSTGDDAGDGDEDGDRG; translated from the coding sequence GTGCTCGTCTGCCTCTCCGCCCATCAGCGCACCACGCCTCTCGAAGCGCTGGAGCGGCTGTCGGTGGTCGGCGACACCGTCGCAACCGACCTGACGGCGGCGCACGAGAGCATTCGCGGAGCCGTGGTCCTGGCCACCTGCAATCGCTTCGAGGCCTATTTCGATCTGGCCGACAGTCCCGACGACGCCTCGCCCCTGCCGGCGATGGATGCCGCGATGGAGCGCCTCGCAGAACTGTCGGCACTGCCCTTCCGCGACGTCCGCGAGACGGTCGAGTTCGCGCACGGCAACCATGTGGCGCAGCACCTGTTCTCGGTCGCGTCCGGTCTGGACTCGGTGGCCGTCGGTGAGGATGAGATCGCGGGACAGGTGCGCCGCGCCCTCGACGCGGCGCGTCGGGAGGGTGTGACCACCGCTCCCCTCGAACACCTGTTCCAGCGCGCCACCGAGACCTCTCGGGCGGTGAAGAACTCGACCAAGCTCGGCGAGTCGGGGCGCTCCCTCGTTCGTCTGGCGGTCGAGCTCGCCGGCTCGCGCGTCGCCTCGTGGGAGCAGGCGCGCGTGCTCCTCGTCGGCACGGGGCGCTACGCCGCGGCATCCCTCGCGGCCCTGCGCGACGTCGGCGCCGTCGACATCCGCGTGCACTCGCGATCGGGACGCGATCGCTTCGCGAAGCGCGAGCACCTGACGACGGTGACCGCCGATGCATTCGCCGCCGAGGCGGCCCGCGCCGACGTGATCGTCACCTGTACGACGACCACCGATACCTTCGCCCTCGATCTCGAGAGCCACGGTGCGGCCCGTGCTGCGGTGTCGACGCCGCAGCTGATCATCGACCTCGGGATGCCGCGCAACGTGGATCCGGGGCTGCGCTCGCTCCCCGACATCGAACTGCTCGACCTCGACACCATCCGCGTCCACGCGCCGATCGACGAGTTCGCGACCATCGGCGAGGCCCGCCTCATCGTGCAGACCGCCGCGCAGCGTCATGCGATGGCACGCCGCGTGCACGAGGTGGCCCCCGCGGTCGTTCAGATGCGCGCGCATGTGCACGCCGTGCTCGACCGCGAGATCGAACGCGCGCGCTCCCGCGGCGCGGGAGCCGAGACGGAGGCCGCCCTGCGCCACTTCTCCGGCGCGCTGCTGCACGGCCTGATCTCGCAGGGCCATTCCCTGGCCGCCGCAGGTTCGGGTTCGCAGTGGACGAGTGCGGTGGACACCGTCTTTCCGCCCGCCGCGGTCGCCGCACCCGCGGCGGTGTCCACGGGCGACGACGCCGGGGACGGCGACGAGGACGGCGACCGCGGATGA
- the hemC gene encoding hydroxymethylbilane synthase produces the protein MTVTDAAAPAPLRLGTRASLLATTQSGHVADALRAATGREVELVPITTAGDVLTGPLAQLGGTGVFVAALREALLRDECDLVVHSMKDLPTADVAGLAIGAVPPRAPVADVLCARGGLTLEALPHGAVVGSGSPRRVAQLLRRRPDLQVRGIRGNVDTRLRKVDEGEYDAIVLAEAGLTRIGRTDRITDRFDADGWPTSAGQGALAVEVRTDSPVAAQIAAITDTDAEITALWERAVLRMLEAGCAAPVGISARRAHDAVTLVAEVYALDGARTVRVGHSADRADLTTADGRDAAAAVVVAALMEAGAADLADLGPRPEGEPR, from the coding sequence GTGACGGTGACCGACGCCGCCGCACCCGCGCCGCTGCGACTCGGAACCCGAGCGAGTCTGCTGGCCACCACGCAGTCCGGCCACGTCGCCGACGCCCTGCGGGCGGCGACCGGCCGCGAGGTGGAGCTGGTGCCGATCACGACGGCGGGCGACGTGCTCACCGGACCCCTCGCGCAGCTGGGTGGTACCGGCGTGTTCGTCGCGGCGCTGCGTGAGGCGTTGCTGCGCGACGAGTGCGACCTCGTGGTGCACTCGATGAAGGACCTTCCCACGGCCGACGTCGCCGGCCTCGCGATCGGTGCCGTTCCGCCGCGGGCCCCTGTGGCGGATGTGCTGTGCGCGCGCGGAGGCCTCACGCTCGAGGCGCTGCCGCACGGCGCCGTGGTCGGCAGCGGATCACCCCGGCGGGTCGCCCAGCTGCTGCGGCGCCGGCCCGATCTGCAGGTGCGCGGCATCCGCGGCAACGTCGACACTCGACTGCGCAAGGTCGACGAGGGGGAGTACGACGCCATCGTGCTGGCCGAGGCGGGGCTGACCCGGATCGGACGCACCGACCGGATCACCGACCGCTTCGACGCCGACGGCTGGCCCACCTCCGCCGGCCAAGGCGCGCTCGCGGTCGAGGTGCGCACGGATTCCCCGGTCGCCGCGCAGATCGCCGCGATCACGGATACGGATGCCGAAATCACCGCGCTGTGGGAGCGTGCCGTGCTGCGGATGCTGGAGGCCGGATGTGCCGCGCCGGTGGGCATCTCCGCGCGGCGCGCGCACGACGCCGTCACGCTGGTCGCCGAGGTGTACGCCCTCGACGGTGCGCGAACCGTCCGCGTCGGGCACTCCGCGGACCGTGCCGACCTCACGACGGCGGACGGACGCGACGCGGCCGCGGCCGTCGTCGTCGCCGCCTTGATGGAGGCCGGGGCCGCCGATCTCGCCGACCTCGGTCCACGCCCCGAGGGGGAGCCCCGGTGA